In the Candidatus Cloacimonadota bacterium genome, TCTGTAACAGACAACTTCTCATACTCAGAAGCAGGAAAGTATTTTGAAACCGGATCCGAGTCATCATCGTCAAGAGATGTTGAATCAGACACTTCCTTGATGAATTCATCACGATCTTCCCCTAAGTAGTCTTTCAGCCATGGGAACAAGCTTTCATAATACTCCAAGATGTATTTTGTTGTCTTTAACTCAACTTGCAGTACTTTGTTTTTACGAGAAATTCTTCGTACTTCCTCTGCTGCTTTAGTGGCTCGGTGCTTCTTGTTTTCTAGATAGTATGCCAAAGCGAATTCCAAGAAATAATGATACTCAGATATAGCGTTTGCAAGCCAGGGGAAGCCTTGGGATTTTTCTGCTTCAAGTTTGAGAAGCCCGCGTTCGCGCTCCTCGATAATGTCTAACATTCGTTTGTTATCATCATTCAGCTGCTTGGCAGACTTGTTCAAGTCCTCGATCTTCTTTAGTGTTGCTTCAATTTCCCGCGCTTTGTTTGAAAAGAAGAACATCTTACCTGAACATCCTTGTCATGGGTTTACGCATCTCGTGGTCTTCCAGTTCTTTCTTTAGGGATTCATTCCTCTTAGACAGCCTGGCAATACTTGAATTGTGCTCTTTCAGCGCCGACGATAGGTTTGTACGAACTCTTCTATGGCTGATATCTATATAATCGATGTTGAAGATCAAGTCGATGAGTTCTGTGATCAATGAATATACTATATAAAGAACCCCCATAGTTAAGGGGCTAAGGAAGAGGAAGTTAATCATATTCGCAGCTATTTCATTATATGCAATTCTCCCAACCCAATATAGAATCATAGCCGGCAACGTTACTGACACTATGAATCCAATAACGCCTATGATGATATCGTATGTTCCTTTCTTGATCATTCAGCCTCTTAACTAATTAATGTTGATTGCGCCAAGTCATTTATTGGAGTACAGATTCACTATGGCAAGCAGTTCCGTGGCGTATTTCGTCCAGGTTTTCCAGATCGTGTTTCTGTTCAGTTTTCCCTCCGATAAAAGTGATAAGCTGTTTTCTCTTGTCCGAAAAGTAGAATCGAAAGTTGGGCTTGCGGTTGTTGTCGTCAAGCAGAATCCTAAAGTATGATTTGGTGTCGGGTGGTGTATCCTTTTTAATTGGACTTTCTGCGAGAGGATGACTTTGACAATATAATAGAAAGTTTCCATTTCATCCAAAGTTGTTTCGATACCGTCATTTTTCTTATAGGTTTTGTCCAAACCATTGACAGCGGAGGCACGCTTAGTTTCCATTGTTTCAACTGGTAACGTCAGATTTTCACGCTGACGTTGATGTTTTTGAAGCGGGCGGGGGCCACGCCGTGGGAAAGCTGCATGACCTGCCCCGGTTCGCCTTTTCCGCAATGGAAGGTGCTGTGGTAGGACCATTCCTCCGGTCCGCAAACGGCGTCACAGGAGTTCCAGAAATCCTTGGTGATGCCAAAATAGGTTGGTTCATTCACGATTCCGGTGATCTTGCCGCCGTCGATGCGGTAGCCTATTTCGGTGGTGAACTGGAAGTTGTTGCGGTTGTCGTCGATGCTCCAGGTTTTGGTGAAATCGAGCAGGTAGCCGTGTTCGGTGCTGGCGATCAGCTCTTCGAGGCTGCCGGAACCCGGCGCGAGGCAGAAATTGGTCATGCGCACGAGGGGAAAATCGTCGGCGAAAGAGGCTTTCATGTTCGATGAAGGCTGCAATCCCAGCAACTTGGCGATTTGGCGCGAGGTTTGCTGATTGACCAGGATGCCGTCTTTGATGATGTCCACTTTCTGTCCGGGAACGCCTTCGTCGTCCACAGGATGGTAACCCAGGCCTTTGGGGTCGGTGCTGTCGCTGTAGATGTTCACCAGTGGCGAGCCGTATTGGAAGGAGCCCAGCATTTCGGGCTTGATGAAGGTTTTGCCGGCGTAGGAGATTTCCATGCCGAAGATGCGGTCCGCCTCTGTGGCATGTCCCACCGATTCATGCAGTTGCAGCGCGAGATGCCCGTTTCCGATGATGATGTCGGCACGGTCGTCCTCGATGGTAGGAGCGTTTAGCAGATCGATGGCCTCTTTCATGATGCGGTCGGTGTTTTCGGCGAATTTTTGTTGCTCGAAGAGCTCGAAGCCGCCTCGGCCCGCGCTCATGTGGCCAGGCCAGGTGCGGGACTGGATCTGGCCTCCGTCGGAGGCGACCACCTCCATCACCGGTAGGGTGTTGTAATATGATGTGTGGGAATAAGTTCCCTCGCTGTTCGCGTAATATTTTTCTTGGCGCATGAATTGCCCCATCACCATGGAGTGGACGATTTTGCCTTGGGGTTTGATCGCCTCGGCCAGGCCGCGCAGGCAGGCAGTCTTTTCTTCCTTGGGCATTTTGAAGGGGTCGATCTCGGGCTGGTGGTGATACTCTGCCCTGGTTGCCGGCAAAGCGGGGAACTCCACCCTGTTGCGGATAAAATTGCCGCCCTGGCGGGCATTTCTTACCGCTGTCCTGACAAGGCGGTCGATCGCGGCGGCGCTCAGGTCGCGCGACCCGGCGAAACCCCAGCAGCCGTTGATGAGCACCCTGATGCCGATGGCGGTGGAATCCATGCTGCTGCCGTAACTGCGCATGAATCCGTTCATAAAATACAGCCATTCATTGTCGGTGCGGGTGATCCTGACATCTGCGAAGCTGATGTCAGGCTGGGCGAGTTTATTGAGGGTTTGTTTGATCAGTTGTTCCATGTTGCGCTCCCCTAACTCGTTTTGGTTGATGAGGTTACGTTGAAATCCCGCACGTGGGCGTGAGGCGCTTTCACGGTTTCGATGTCGAAGCTCTCATAGTTTCCCGAAAACGGGATCGTGGCACAGTGGTCTTCAAGGCCAACCACATTGTTGAGGATGCGTTCGATGCGCTCTGTGAAGCGGAGGTTGTTCACGACCTTGGTGATGCGTCCGTTCTCAATCAGGAAAGTGCCGTCACGGGTAAGCCCGGTGAGTGAGGTTTCGCGGGGGTTGATGAAGTTCATGTAGTGGAGGCTGGAGATGTAAAGGCCGCGTTTGATGCCGCCGATCATCTCCTCGAGGGTTTTGTCGCCGGGCTCGATCTTGAGGCAGGAAGCGGTGTTGCCGTTTTTGGGCAGACCGGTCTTGTGGGCGTAGTAGTTGTTGCAGAGGAAAGCCCGGAAAATGCCCTTCTCCACCAGCGGCAGGCGGCGGTAGATGTGGCCGTCGGAACCGTAATCAGCGCGGATCATGCGCGGGTCGGCGGGATCGTCAACAATGCTGATGTGTGCGGGAAAAACCTGTTCGTTCAGCTTGCCCTCAAACCAGCTGCTGTGCTGGTCCAGGGCTCTGGCGCTCATGCCATGGGACAGGTATTGGATGAATTCCGCCAGGCATCGCGGGGCCAGGATCACGTCATAATATCCTGGCTCAACGTCCACGATTTCGGAGGAGCAGTATTTGATTTTCTGCATCAGGCTCTCGGTGAAGGCGCGTTCGTTAAAATAGCCGAAATCCTCGCCGCCGAACGTTTCCAGCACAGTCACCTGGGATTTGTTGTGCACGGCTTTCACCTCCAGATAGATAGGCGAGCTCTGGCTGCTTTTGTCCAGGCCGTTGCTGTTGATGAGGCGGAAGGACTGATAATTGCAGATGAAGGTGCCGAAGATATCGAAATCGTACATGGAAGCCGCGGCGGAAATATTGGACAGTATTTTTGTTTTCAGGTCCAGCGGAATGGCCTCGATGTTGTTTTTCACCACGCGGGGTTCGGCCAGAGTCATGTCGCTTTCCAAATCCACGAAATCCGGGTCTTCGGGAAGTTTGTCTATCACCTCCAGAGCGTCACGCAGGGCGGCGTCGATCTTGCCGCGCTCGGGGTTTTCGATAGCGAAGTTGAAGGATTTCTTGCCTTTGTAGATTTCCGCCCCGATGGTGGTGTTGTCTTTGCTGATGTTATAGTTGGTCTCGCTGTGGTAAAAGCGCAGAAAATCGGTGGACCAATTGCTCTGGGTGATGCTGTATTGCAGCTCGGGATGCTGGTCCAGGACGCTTTTCAAATATTCAAGCTGGTCCATTTATCCTCCTCGGAATGAGTTTAGATCCAGGTGGTGCTGTTGTGGCGGCGTTTGGGATTGGTGCTGCGGGAGAGGGCTCTGCCCGCCGCGGAAGCGACCTTGCCTTTGTTCACCACTTTTTTGCCGCGCAGCCAGACAGAATCGATGCTGCCCTTCAAGGTGTGGGAACTGCCGTCGGGGGCGACGAAATCGGTGTCTTTATTTGGGTCGTAGATCACGAAATCCGCGTCCGAACCCGCTTCGATGCAGCCCTTGGCGGGGTAAATCCCCAGACGCTTGGCCGCGTTTTCGCTGGTCATCTTTATCACTGTGGCCAGGGGGACCCTGCGCTTTTTCCAGAGTTCTGAAAGCACCCAGAGGTAGCTCCAGGGCAGAAGCTGTTCCGAAGTGCCGTGGAAAGCCTCGTCCAGGTCTTTTGGGACGGAAGCGGATTCCACGTTGTTGGAAAGCAGGTAGATCTTGTTGGTGCGCAGCAGGTCAAAAAGCTCCTGTTGGTAGTCGGCCAGGTCCATCCGCTGGCCGCTGTCGATTTGGCTGAACAGCAGCATCATGTCGGCCACGCACATGGCAAAGGATATATCGGAGCGCTTGTGCACGCTGTTGATGAACTCAACTGTGGGAAAGGCGTTTACGCGCGTGATGTGGATGGGGTTTTCCTGCATCCGGCGCAGCAGTTTTTTGACGGCGTCGCTTTGCGCGTCGAAGCTGAATTTCTTTGCGGTATCGGTGTCGTATCCCTGAAAGGCGAAGGCGGTGTCCGATTCGTAGATATCCATGAAGAGGTCCATGATCTCGGTGAAGCTGAGTGCCTGGATCTCGGGATTGGGAGAAGGATTGGCGAGCGCGATGCCCACCACGCCGTTGGCCCAGAGTTCCTGCGCGGCTTCTGCGTGATAGGGATAATCAGTGATGTCCACGTTTCCCCAGACCGCCATGTCCACGAAAGAGGACTGGTCGATCTGGTCTCGCAGGCGCTTGAGGTCGGACAGGCTGAAGATTGGCCTGGGATTCAGGAAACTCAGCTCGGCCAGGGTGGTCCAGCCGCCGGAGAGGGCGGCTTTGCTGATCCGGGCGATACTCTTCTTGGGGTCCTGCTCCGTGATGATGTGGCTGTGGGGGTCCACCGCGCCGGGCAGGAGGATATTTCCCTTCAGGTCGATGACTTGGGTGATTTCATCGGATATGATCTCGTCCGCGCTGATCTTGATGATGGTCTCGTCAAAGAGCACATTCACCCTTTTCAGGGCGACCGAGGATGTGGGTAAGGCGGCATTTGTGAATAGCTTCATATAGTTCCAATTATGGGGCACGGCCACAAATGATGGCTAACACGCAAAGCGTTACGCATCCTGGAGCCGCGCGGTATCTGCCTGGGGGATATGGTCTTGCGTCACGAAAAACCATACTTTCCCAAACTGATGTGATGATTTTACAACTCTCAAAATCTGTCAAGCTTTTGCTTGCGGCCCCTGCAAAACCAAGCCCTCCACAAAGGCTATGACACCTCTCCGATCCCTTTTGCGACGGGGTTTTCAGCTACAGACAACCCCTTTGCCAAAGAAAAAAGACAAAAAAGCCCTTAACCGGACTTTTTTGTCTTCGTGTGAATCACTGAATGGTTTATGTCATTTGAGGATAAGAGTCTTCTTGGTGGATGTGTAGCGACCCTCAGTCACCGTCACGGTGTATTTACCTTCAGGAGTGTAGCTGCCGTCATTGCCGTAGCGGTCCCAGGGCAAGACCATCAGTTCATTAGACTGGCCTGTGTAGAGCGTCTTCACCAGCATGCCGGCGTCTGTTTCGATGGTAACGCTGATCGGGATTGCCTGATTGAACAGCAGAGTGACGTTCGTGGCCTTGGTCATGGGGTTGGGATCTATCTGGATGGAAACCATGGCGCTTTTGTTTCTGGCGGAAAGGGCGGTCAGCATTACAATGCCGAGCAACGCAAGGATCAAGGCTGCCTTTTTCATTTGTTGTTTCTCCTAAAAGATGATGCCGATCATTTAAGCAATTTATGTTCCCAATCTCTGAATTAACTTTGAGATGCCAATATCACAGCGCCCAAAACTCCCGCCCGGTTGCCTTCGCGAGCCTGTTCCAAGGAGGTGCGCTCTTCGTTCACTGAGGGAAGATTTTCCTTTACGAGCCGCTTCAGCTCATTCCAGGGATAGAGCCCGCCATCCATCGCGCCTCCTCCGATCACTACGGCGTCGGGGTCCAGGATCACGATGAGGTCGGAAATGCCGCGGGCCAGGACATCCCTGCCTTCGGCTATGATGTTGGCAGCCGCGGGACTGGCCTGGCTGAAAGCGAGCAGGCTGGACAGGTTGGAACTCTCCGTGATGAAATCATCCGCCCCAGGCAGCTCCAACAGCCTGTGCCGCAGCCCCTCAACCGACGCGTAGGCTTCCAGGCAACCATTTCTGCCGCAGGAACAAAGCTCTCCCTGAGAAATGCTGGTGATGTGGCCAAGCTCGAGGGCATATCCGTGCGCCCCGTGCCAGATCATGCCATCCACCACAAAGCCGCAACCTATTCCGCTGCCGACAGTTATCCCGGCTACGCTGCCCTGGCCGCCCCGCAGCCAGGCTTCCGCCAGACACATCAGGTTGGCGTCGTTATCGCAGAAAACGGGCAGACCAAGTTCTTTGGGGATGAGTTCACGGGGGTCGGTGTCAACCCAGAAAGGCAGGTTGGGATTGACGCCCACGATTTTGCCGGAATTCCGGTCGATGGTGCCGGGAGTGCCGATGCCGATAGCGCCGAGGCTGGACAGACCAAGTTCCCGGGCACAAATATCCAGTATTTGGCGCACGGTTTCCCGCAGGTGAGGAAGGTTTTTTTGCCGCAGCTCAAGTTTGCCGAAATTCTGTAAACCAACTTTACAGTCGCCCCAACCGTATTTAACGCTGGAGCCGCCGATATCCAGTCCGAGTGTCGCTTTATCGCTTGTCAACATATCATAAAAAGGTGGGGTGGGTGATGGGAGTCGAACCCACAACGCCCGGAACCACAATCCGGTGCTCTGCCATTGAACTACACCCACCACGGAAAGGATCGATGTATTTATGCGCTTATAAGCTGGCACGCCAGAAGGGATTCGAACCCCTGACCCGCAGCTTAGAAGGCTGCTGCTCTATCCGACTGAGCTACTGGCGCCAAACAAAAACTGGTAGCGGCGCAGGGACTTGAACCCCGGACCTGCGGATTATGATTCCGACGCTCTAACCAACTGAGCTACACCGCCACAAGTCTTAACGTAAAATCCGGCGTCAAGCGCCGGCATGTACAAAATGGTAGCGAGGGAAGGATTCGAACCTTCGACCTTCGGGTTATGAGCCCGACGAGCTACCAGCTGCTCCACCTCGCGTCAAGTAAATACCAGAAAATTCTATGCCCTTATCTTGTCAAGGGCTTTTTTCGCTGCTTACTACTGCCTTTTTCAGGCAGGGGACCCTCCAGAAGAGCGGAGCTACAT is a window encoding:
- a CDS encoding TldD/PmbA family protein, encoding MDQLEYLKSVLDQHPELQYSITQSNWSTDFLRFYHSETNYNISKDNTTIGAEIYKGKKSFNFAIENPERGKIDAALRDALEVIDKLPEDPDFVDLESDMTLAEPRVVKNNIEAIPLDLKTKILSNISAAASMYDFDIFGTFICNYQSFRLINSNGLDKSSQSSPIYLEVKAVHNKSQVTVLETFGGEDFGYFNERAFTESLMQKIKYCSSEIVDVEPGYYDVILAPRCLAEFIQYLSHGMSARALDQHSSWFEGKLNEQVFPAHISIVDDPADPRMIRADYGSDGHIYRRLPLVEKGIFRAFLCNNYYAHKTGLPKNGNTASCLKIEPGDKTLEEMIGGIKRGLYISSLHYMNFINPRETSLTGLTRDGTFLIENGRITKVVNNLRFTERIERILNNVVGLEDHCATIPFSGNYESFDIETVKAPHAHVRDFNVTSSTKTS
- a CDS encoding ROK family protein; translated protein: MTSDKATLGLDIGGSSVKYGWGDCKVGLQNFGKLELRQKNLPHLRETVRQILDICARELGLSSLGAIGIGTPGTIDRNSGKIVGVNPNLPFWVDTDPRELIPKELGLPVFCDNDANLMCLAEAWLRGGQGSVAGITVGSGIGCGFVVDGMIWHGAHGYALELGHITSISQGELCSCGRNGCLEAYASVEGLRHRLLELPGADDFITESSNLSSLLAFSQASPAAANIIAEGRDVLARGISDLIVILDPDAVVIGGGAMDGGLYPWNELKRLVKENLPSVNEERTSLEQAREGNRAGVLGAVILASQS
- a CDS encoding TldD/PmbA family protein, whose product is MEQLIKQTLNKLAQPDISFADVRITRTDNEWLYFMNGFMRSYGSSMDSTAIGIRVLINGCWGFAGSRDLSAAAIDRLVRTAVRNARQGGNFIRNRVEFPALPATRAEYHHQPEIDPFKMPKEEKTACLRGLAEAIKPQGKIVHSMVMGQFMRQEKYYANSEGTYSHTSYYNTLPVMEVVASDGGQIQSRTWPGHMSAGRGGFELFEQQKFAENTDRIMKEAIDLLNAPTIEDDRADIIIGNGHLALQLHESVGHATEADRIFGMEISYAGKTFIKPEMLGSFQYGSPLVNIYSDSTDPKGLGYHPVDDEGVPGQKVDIIKDGILVNQQTSRQIAKLLGLQPSSNMKASFADDFPLVRMTNFCLAPGSGSLEELIASTEHGYLLDFTKTWSIDDNRNNFQFTTEIGYRIDGGKITGIVNEPTYFGITKDFWNSCDAVCGPEEWSYHSTFHCGKGEPGQVMQLSHGVAPARFKNINVSVKI
- a CDS encoding amidohydrolase family protein — protein: MKLFTNAALPTSSVALKRVNVLFDETIIKISADEIISDEITQVIDLKGNILLPGAVDPHSHIITEQDPKKSIARISKAALSGGWTTLAELSFLNPRPIFSLSDLKRLRDQIDQSSFVDMAVWGNVDITDYPYHAEAAQELWANGVVGIALANPSPNPEIQALSFTEIMDLFMDIYESDTAFAFQGYDTDTAKKFSFDAQSDAVKKLLRRMQENPIHITRVNAFPTVEFINSVHKRSDISFAMCVADMMLLFSQIDSGQRMDLADYQQELFDLLRTNKIYLLSNNVESASVPKDLDEAFHGTSEQLLPWSYLWVLSELWKKRRVPLATVIKMTSENAAKRLGIYPAKGCIEAGSDADFVIYDPNKDTDFVAPDGSSHTLKGSIDSVWLRGKKVVNKGKVASAAGRALSRSTNPKRRHNSTTWI